From Candidatus Eremiobacteraceae bacterium, one genomic window encodes:
- a CDS encoding valine--tRNA ligase, translating into MTELREPMLDKYDPAAIERRWYQTWEAEKAFHAEPDPELKPFVIAMPPPNITGRAHMGHGSTYTPQDILVRWNRMRGRNAVWLPGQDHAAIATQNVVEKELAKEGKTRFDLGRDAFIARVWEWRREYGDVLYEQFRALGFGPDWDRDRFTMDEGMSRAVLKVFVDLYAEGLIYRGTRLINWCPRCASTLSDSEVEREERQGTLYFVRYAGVDGAPDAVIATTRPETIFADVAVAVHPDDDRYRALIGKHVMRPLMPAPIPVIADASVEREFGTGALKITPAHDFTDNEIGERHGLPQPSVIGFDAKLTGDVEPEFAGLDRFDARELAVRRLRERGLLVREEAHATSIGICYRCDTPIEPLLSLQWFVKMKPLAEPALSASREGRVKFVPERYQKTYEDWLERIRDWNISRQIWWGHRLPVWYCGLDHATVALSEPEKCATCARTDLRRDEDTLDTWFSSGLWPFSILGWPEKTKELEVWYPTQVLVTAREIIFLWVARMVMLGIHFLGREPFSTVLITPVILDENGQRMSKSRGNNLDPLDLVRDYGADATRFGIVNQMHAGQDVRFSVGRCEDARKFCNKLWQAVRFALTTFPELGEAREPLSCPDVQLTLADRYILDALAQTVQRVDAAYRDFDFSEASDAIRSFVWNEVCDVYIEIAKDRVPTRACILGRVLTGALQLLHPIMPFITEELWQRLPHEVPRIGKSAWPDGAAAWIDIGSRSDMAQVLGFVDAVLALRGVPKLPYRELRDVFVDGASPELVGLLQRESEIVERLGRASAVRSIGDGEFPKPESALSRRLGAAQVFLPVDAGVIERERTSLDKEIEKTEREIDVIERKLASEGFVRKAPAEVVEGERRRLEELRRTFELARERRVTL; encoded by the coding sequence ATGACCGAGCTGCGCGAGCCGATGCTCGACAAGTACGACCCGGCCGCGATCGAACGGCGATGGTACCAGACTTGGGAAGCGGAGAAGGCGTTCCACGCCGAGCCGGATCCCGAGCTCAAGCCGTTCGTCATCGCGATGCCGCCGCCGAACATCACCGGACGTGCCCACATGGGCCACGGCTCGACGTACACGCCGCAAGACATCCTCGTCCGCTGGAACCGCATGCGCGGCAGGAACGCCGTCTGGCTGCCGGGTCAAGATCACGCCGCGATCGCGACGCAGAACGTCGTCGAGAAAGAGCTCGCCAAGGAAGGCAAGACGCGGTTCGACCTCGGCCGCGACGCGTTCATCGCACGCGTGTGGGAGTGGCGGCGCGAATACGGCGACGTCCTTTACGAACAGTTCCGCGCGCTCGGCTTCGGGCCCGATTGGGATCGAGACCGCTTCACGATGGACGAAGGCATGAGCCGCGCCGTGCTCAAGGTCTTCGTCGACCTGTACGCCGAGGGGCTGATCTACCGCGGTACGCGCCTCATAAACTGGTGCCCGCGCTGCGCGTCGACCCTATCGGACAGCGAAGTCGAACGGGAGGAGCGTCAAGGCACGCTCTATTTCGTCCGCTACGCCGGCGTCGATGGAGCTCCCGACGCCGTCATCGCGACGACGCGCCCCGAGACGATATTCGCCGACGTCGCGGTCGCGGTCCATCCCGACGACGATCGTTACCGGGCGCTCATCGGCAAGCATGTCATGCGTCCGCTGATGCCGGCGCCGATCCCCGTCATCGCCGACGCGTCGGTCGAGCGCGAATTCGGAACCGGCGCGCTCAAGATCACGCCGGCCCACGATTTCACCGACAACGAGATCGGCGAACGCCACGGCTTGCCGCAACCGTCCGTCATCGGCTTCGACGCGAAGCTCACCGGCGATGTCGAGCCTGAATTCGCCGGGCTCGATCGGTTCGACGCGCGCGAGCTCGCCGTCCGCCGATTGCGCGAACGCGGTCTGCTCGTCCGCGAAGAAGCGCACGCGACGTCGATCGGTATCTGCTATCGCTGCGACACGCCGATCGAGCCGCTCTTGTCGCTGCAGTGGTTCGTCAAGATGAAGCCGCTCGCAGAGCCGGCGCTTTCGGCATCTAGAGAAGGCCGCGTGAAGTTCGTCCCCGAGCGGTACCAGAAGACGTACGAAGATTGGCTCGAGCGGATCCGTGATTGGAACATCTCGCGCCAGATCTGGTGGGGCCACCGGTTGCCGGTCTGGTATTGCGGCCTCGACCACGCGACGGTCGCGCTGTCCGAACCGGAGAAGTGCGCCACGTGCGCCCGTACCGATCTCCGTCGCGATGAAGACACCCTCGACACGTGGTTCTCCTCAGGCCTCTGGCCGTTCTCGATCCTCGGCTGGCCCGAGAAGACGAAAGAGCTCGAGGTCTGGTATCCGACGCAGGTCCTCGTCACCGCGCGCGAGATCATCTTCCTCTGGGTCGCGCGCATGGTCATGCTCGGCATCCATTTCTTGGGCCGCGAGCCGTTCTCGACCGTCCTCATCACGCCGGTCATCCTCGACGAGAACGGCCAGCGCATGAGCAAGTCACGGGGGAATAACCTCGACCCGCTCGATCTCGTGCGCGACTACGGCGCTGACGCGACGCGTTTTGGCATCGTCAACCAGATGCACGCAGGTCAAGACGTGCGTTTTTCCGTCGGGCGCTGCGAAGACGCGCGAAAGTTCTGCAACAAGTTGTGGCAAGCGGTCCGCTTCGCGCTGACGACCTTCCCGGAGCTCGGCGAAGCGCGCGAACCGCTCTCGTGCCCCGACGTCCAACTGACGCTCGCCGACCGCTACATCCTCGACGCGCTCGCACAAACCGTCCAGCGCGTCGACGCCGCATACCGCGACTTCGACTTCTCCGAAGCGTCGGACGCGATCCGCAGCTTCGTCTGGAACGAGGTGTGCGACGTCTACATCGAGATCGCGAAAGACCGCGTACCGACGCGTGCGTGCATCCTCGGCCGCGTGCTGACCGGCGCGCTCCAGCTGCTGCATCCGATCATGCCGTTCATCACCGAAGAGCTCTGGCAGCGGCTGCCGCACGAGGTGCCGCGCATCGGCAAGTCCGCCTGGCCGGACGGCGCTGCTGCCTGGATCGACATAGGCTCTCGCTCCGACATGGCGCAGGTGCTCGGCTTCGTCGACGCGGTGCTCGCGCTGCGCGGCGTTCCAAAACTTCCGTATCGCGAACTCCGAGACGTCTTCGTCGATGGCGCCTCGCCCGAACTCGTCGGCTTGCTGCAACGCGAGTCCGAGATCGTCGAACGCCTCGGCCGCGCGAGCGCTGTCCGCTCGATCGGCGACGGCGAGTTCCCGAAGCCGGAGAGCGCGCTGTCGAGGCGCCTCGGCGCGGCGCAAGTGTTCCTGCCGGTCGACGCGGGGGTCATCGAGCGCGAGCGCACGTCGCTCGACAAGGAGATAGAGAAGACCGAGCGCGAGATCGACGTCATCGAGCGGAAGCTTGCATCCGAAGGTTTCGTGCGTAAGGCGCCGGCCGAGGTCGTCGAGGGCGAACGCCGGCGGCTGGAAGAGTTGAGGCGCACGTTCGAACTCGCTCGCGAACGCCGCGTGACGCTCTAG